In the genome of Malania oleifera isolate guangnan ecotype guangnan chromosome 5, ASM2987363v1, whole genome shotgun sequence, the window TACTTGAAGGAGACAATATTAACTCCATTCCTAAATCATCTAAAAGCAAGATAGTGGCCAAAAAGAGTTTGGGTTCTAGATCCAAGTTAAGCACAAGCAATTCTGCAACTAAAAAAGGTTCTATTTACTCTAGAAGGGCTACCTCCCAAAATGATTCTGCTGTTAGTTTGAATGGTGGGAAAAAGACAGCAGGCTGTGAGAAATCCTGTGCTTCTGTTAAGTTTCAGATGGTCCCTTCCACTGTTAACGTAAAAAAGGTAATACCAATGGAGGCAAAAACAATTCAAGCTGAGGGAATTGATATGGAGGCTAAAATTGATTCCATGGATGAAGAAACTGAAGCTCCAGAGGACAAAGATGAATATGAATTTGAGAAGGCAGTTAATGAGAAGTCTGAGACTGTTGAACTGACACACAATGCAGATATAGTTATGGAAGAGAATTTAGAAGGAATGCATATATCTAATAAAGCCAAGGCTAATAGCACAGCTACTTGTCTTGATACAGTGGCCTCAAAGGTGGGAAAGAATCAAATGGAGCCTGAAAGTGCGGGTGTTGGCAAGAAAGCTGATGATCAATCAACCATGAAAGCAGATAATGCTTTGAAAGGGAAGATATCTAAAGGGAAAAAGCGACCTTTAGGAAAAATGGCAGTAAAAAATGTTCCTTCTGTAACAGGAATAATGGAGTCCAAAGAAAAAGCAGATGGGGAGGGGATCGATAGGAATGAAGAGAAGGCTGAGCCAGGTGGCACTTTGGACAACCCTGTGCTAGTTAATAAAGTGGATAACTCTGTGGAAGTGGAAAAGGAGAACAAGCCAATTGTTGAAGGTCAAAATAGGAGTCAGGGTAAACAGCATGTTGGGAAAATGGCTGTTAGTAAAAAAAAGACTATGAAGACTGATCAGAATGCTGATAAGGTGGATATTGATTCAGGACATGTGGGAGTGGTTGCAAATAGAGTGAAAATGGAACCTGTTTGGTTTATATTGAGTGGACATAAACTACAGAGAAAGGAGTTTCAGCAAGTTATTAGGCGTTTGAAAGGAAGAATTTGCAGAGATTCTCACCACTGGTCATATCAGGCAACACACTTCATTGTTCCGGATCCAATTCGTAGGACGGAAAAATTTTTTGCTGCTGCAGCATCTGGAAGGTACAACACCTTCAGCTTGAGTGCTGTAACTTTGTGCATCACTTAGTGGTTTCTTAGATGCAAAATCTTTGTCCTTGTAATTGCATGAGGGTGCTGCTTCCAGCTTAGCTGGCACATACCCCATGTATAAACTTGTTGTGCAGATTTTGGTGTATGCGCAACAACGGAAAAGTCTTCTCTTcactttttttcttgttttttgttttctgacTCACCATGAATTTCAGTAGGGGACAACAGAATGGGCTACCTGTTGTGGCCCAGGCCCAGTGTGGGCCACCAATGGACCCAAAAAACCCTCCCAAAATTGCAGGTGATTGTGATGCAGAGAGATCTGTTGGGTAGAAGAAATAGTGAGGGTCCAATTCCTAGTAGTCTCACTATACTCGTGCTGTTTTATTGTAGTCCTATAGATTGTTAATCTGCAATGCATGGGTCCAATTCCTAGTAGTCTTACTTTACTCCGTGGGCTGTTTTGTTGTAGTCCTATTGATTGTTAATCTGCAATGCATGTATTTATTGATTCTGCCTTGAATGCAGGTGGATTCTTAAGACAGACTATCTGACTGCTAGCAGTCAGGAAGGAAAATTCTTGCCGGAGGAGCCTTATGAATGGTACAAGAATGGCCTCAGTGAAGATGGTGCCATTAATTTGGAGGCTCCAAGAAAGTGGCGCCatgtaagggagaaaacaggtcaTGGGGCCTTCTATGGATTGCGCATTATCATATATGGAGAATGCATTGCACCCCCTTTGGTatgttcatattttaaaaattctgtACATAGATTTACTGCCATGCTGCAGGTGTAATGCCTTTCCAATGTTTCTGACATTGCAGAAGTAAATGCTTCTTTTATTGCATATATTGTTTATCCTGGCAACTGCATTCTTTTTTTGGTTTTCTGAACTGAGCTTATTCTAGTCAACTCATTGAGCTGAAGTTGTAGAAGAACTAGTTCATCCCCTGATAATTGTTTGTCTAGTTTGTATGGTTTGTTGAGCTGTAAGTTGTAGCTGAAATTTCTTCTCCTTGTTGAACAGGATACCCTGAAGCGTGTTGTGAAGGCTGGAGATGGGATCATACTGGCAACTTCCCCCCCTTACTCACGGTTCCTAAACTCTGGGGTAGACTTCGCCCTTGTTAGCCCGACCATGCCGCGGGTTGATTTGTGGGTGCAAGAGTTCCTAAGGCATGAGATACCTTGTGTTGTGGCTGATTACTTAGTAGAGTACGTATGCAAGCCTGGTTACTCTTTAGAAAGACATGTACTATATAACACTAATGCTTGGGCGGAGAAATCATTTGCCCGCATGTTGAGTCGGTCAGAAGAGATCGTGGAAGACCCGACGCCACCAGATGATTCTGGCAGTAATGATCTTACCTGTGAAGTATGTGGGTCTTGTGAAAGGGGTGATGTGATGCTGATTTGTGGTGATGAAAGTGGATCGGTTGGGTGTGGGGTTGGTACTCATATTGATTGCTGTGATCCTCCTCTTGAAGCTGTCCCTGATGAGGACTGGTTTTGTCCAAAATGTATCAAAAGCAGAAACAGCAAGAGCTCTCCCAAGGCCAAGGCTAAGGCTAAGGCTAGTAAAAAAGGAAATTCCTCGAGGAAGAGCAAGTGATTTTGctctttcatttttgttttctttcctgtAGGCAACAAGTGGGTTTGCTCCCATGTTGTAAAATTTTCAGATTTAATAATGTACATGTTTATATATTAACTTGATTACTTTTCCAGATTCCCTAGAAGTAAATTAGATATTAAGCTCCTTGGCAAAGCTAACGAGCATTTTGCTAGAAGCCCATCCTTCATGCTTGGCAAGGTGTTCTATCTGTATTCTTGTGGAACTAAATTGCAGCTCAAGTTGTGGGATTGTGTTACTGAATCAAGAATGGCCAGAGTCCAGAGAGGAACCTTACAAAATGTTCATTTCTGTACCTTTGTTTGGATTTGTTCTGCGGAATTCAAGTGTGTATTCTCCTTAACATAGTAAAGTGTAAATTTCTTATGGCACATTTAACAGTTAACCACAAGCTTTGTTCCTGTTCTCGAAGACTGCTTGTAGCTTTTGTTATGAGAACTTGGCTCCTAGTCTTATATCTTCTGGGAAAGAGGGGGGCCTATTGGATATTTTACTTGTGAGAAGAAGTAAGTTTATGTGCATGGAAGAAAAGTAGAGGAATAAATTTAACTCTTTGGATAGCTTTTACTCTTAACTAGAGCATGAAGTTATGCCTCTGCCACTGATTGTAGGTCAAGATATACTTACCATGATAAAATTTTGTTAAtcaaatatgtgaaaatgaataaatgaaaattattaatgcacATGTGTTACTAATCAGTTTGGTTTTGTTTCCCTTTCTTTCCCTTTGTTTTAAGTAGTATCTTCATCTGTACTTGGGAAGTAAGGGTGTAATTGATTTGATtctgtcaatttttttttattgcaaaatttcACTCCTAAATTGAATTATTTAGTTCTAGGTATTAATAAACTGAACCAATTAATAAAGATCTAAACTGAATCGAACCAAACTGAAACTTTCTCTTTAGATATTGAGAGTCCAAAAACGTTTTCCAATGAGTTATAGATTCACTTCATTGGTTTCCTTGTTATATAACTCAAAGTTCAATGTAACTTTCTAATTTATTAAAACAATTTAATaactttcccaaaaatatttcatCATGCATCCTATCCTAGACACAATCAAGGATGGCTCCACACTCACTTGTGGGCCCACTCCGTTCTTGGAATGCATGTCGCGATACATTTTTGGGATGACCATActaaacaaataattaaaaattttttaaggTAGAGGACGTTGACCTACtctaaaatttgataaaaagatattGAACCTCATGAGTTTTCAAATATCTTGGGGCCCTTTCCTGAGTTTTCAAGAATTCTAGAGACCTTtcatgagatttgtcaaaaagatacaaatctttccttatattttgcaaaaaagatGAGTATTTTGACGGGAGGTTTATGTCTTTGTGGCAAACCTTAGAAGAGGTTTATGTCATTTTTAAATCTCGGAGGAAGTTAATGGAATTTTTGAAAGCTAAAGgaagaaacatatttttttaGTCAAATTTTAAGcgaggtgagtgtcttttactcaaaattttactataaaCACTACACAAGCAAACAATCTCTAACTCAAACTATGtaaaaaatgtcatatttataaatatttcttCTCTTTTACATTATAATTCAAATAGTTTTTACATCTGGACCTTTACAATATGTTtggaatttggaaaatattggaaaaaagaaaagaaaaataggaaGTATTTCACTTtctcatgtttggttattaaaaaaagtgagaaagaaaataaaaaatatgccaAATCAAAGAAcagattttttaattttatatatccgtaaaatttaatttttcttaatttttttataatattagaatAATTTCTCATTTTAAATGGTATCTAATATATATAgagaaaatacaatagaaaattattttttttattttccttttcaaagaaaaattcttgatccaaactaCTCCTTaatgaaaagaaagagaaaatgtTGACGGTAGGCAAATAATTATTCAAAGAGGCTAGATAACAATTAGTTttccttcaaaaagaaaaaaaaaaaagttttcccttatgacattgcatttttatatttctttttttatttgaaGAGATAAAAAAGAACTAAGAAAAGTTGATGAATGACAATAATTGAGCTAAGTGATATTTATtggttataattatttttaatttcaatttttttttctcttggacAAGATAGGCTTGATTAAATTATGATGTTATTATCAATAATTCAAAAGTATTGGCCAAACTTACTAGCGAAAAAATGTCAAGATATAATTAATTTATCTCTtttaaacaacaacaaaaaaaaagaaatatgaatCGATATTTAGAATTTCTTTTTTCGTTTTAGTTGTTAATAGGTGTAAAATACACACTGTATTTATAGAGCACAAATATGATAATTCATGCTTAGAATGAATCAAACACACGTCGAATAGTTTGGAAAACATGCATAGTAATGATTTGATTATAAGATATTAAAGTAAGAGATTGTGAGTTTAAATTCTAATAAGAAATAGAGAGAAGTTCAAATGAAGGATGGACTCCTAGTTGTAACATATACTTAATGCATGCCTAATATGAacttaattcaaaaaaaaataaaattgcttGATCTTTAATTTAAAGCTTTGGCATGCCATAATTTTTAGATTATCTGCGGACAATTATAATGATGATCTTTATATTCGTAACGAGATTAAGTgaatttatttccataatttttttgtaaaaaaaatcaacaaaattaaataaaaatcttcTTTCTCTCTCACAGACGCGTGCAAAAAACGCGGTTAATCGAAATAAAttgatatattatattaatttaaataatttttattttaattttctaataaCAATTTAAAAACTTGAGTTGGTTACTTTTATGctatttttttagattttcaacTTGGATCATGAGTTTTATTTACATTCAATTCATGagtgaattagtatttttaaactTATGCAGGGTGaacttaaaatttataaattcataactttatattgatatttgaatCTTAATGTTTtgagtgtaacgacccgaataaaatggtaatcaaataataaagagagggaaatagagaccggaaacaaaaggaggccgtcgacgacattgaactttggaaggactaaaggaaagggggtcagcagggcttcgtcgacgaatacaggggattcgtcgacgaaggctttaaagattttgtcgatgaacacagggcttcgtcgacgagaaaataccgagagggattctgaggcagcctgaattttgttgacaaatacaaggtctcgtcgacaaaatttgtgaaggactcgttgacgaagaacgggctcgtcgacgaaatcccctgttttatatatacgGAATTCcgagaattatttcattttttaagaaatctctctctctctctctctccccttcggctcactctttctcttcgtttttgggctatttttacgccggatcaacgatccgaagtcaccacgacgctccagGCGGAGTTcgctccaaatctgctggagcggatcgtgggagaaagttagttggaaatcatcccagagttgaggtaaggctttttaagtcatatttggtcttacactagttagaagaaatgttgtgcgcatgaaaataatgaagtttaatactgggggttttcagtttcagaatattggtcagggaacctctcaggtgttaaacttaaatgcttttgggtgaaaactttttgctcaatatttgattttttgacagttgaggaaaatattgtatgcttcaaaatactgaattttaattctgggattttacatttttagggtattgaattaggaaccttgcgggtgcgggacaattttattaggggctttccaagaatcaggtaaggggataaactaagtcagtactGTTTGGAAAAAAACGCTTATATATAGAGTTATCATCtgatttatgaaaaatgtatatgtttatatacatacattttatatttgtaaaatactgtgaaaatgatcgtatgttgaatatgtggaaaatctactgtgtgacatgaataaaaatgttgtgaaatgctgttttctaggaatgtggatgatatgaatttttataatggaaaaccggcgtacgggccgagatgtttatatatatatatatatatatatatatatatatgtgtgtgtgtgtgtgtgtgtgtgtgtgtggatgtgatttgtcggcgtatgggccgcgctatgtgatttgccggcgtacgggccgtgctatgtgatttgccagcgtacgggctgtgctatgtgatttttcagcgtacgggccgtgctatgtggtttgccagcgtacgagctgtgctatgtgatttgccggcgtacgggccgtgctatgttagaatgtgt includes:
- the LOC131156756 gene encoding BRCT domain-containing protein At4g02110, with product MPEANIDSLYDHPSGTFLGVRFVLLGFDAPNEQKVRTKLVNGGGVDVGQYSQDCTHVIVDKLVYDDSVCVAARRDGKSLVTGLWVDHSFDIGMPVDANSIMYRPLKDLNGIPGAKSLVVCLTGYQRQDRDDIMTMVGLMGAQFSKPLVANKVTHLICYKFEGEKYELAKKMKKIKLVNHRWLEDCLRAWEILSESNYNKSGYEMEAMEAEAKDSEEEAEDSVAKQFTGRNVNASPPNLQAEMSRAPELPLTVGKVSKMLPDITAAKGSPNIRSGGNILLTARNEGTSNQALPLHNVNQKHPEVLGFQENVAALGNAVCGEKSEIYERTPLSNAIGNDLASTSRSAERSLHSGTAKLGSRSYSRKGPVKSTLQTYAGELLSNANHSSKEYLDEYKVREDQNNFGCVQSLSKQTDLSHKEELSSVLPQKRKTDVSCPSSKSPKMCQDSKPGIMGSPLVGDRMQGSETASLVNGLLGANNHISDDNAGHPMDTSTTNSALKSPAKISTMKCSGLGDSLLANYPPNSKAMASDIAQDGNAEAKAPQTYSGRLERLMSVGNTRNQQNQQQGVEVSSPNVKEPMIEKSQDCTNLDVLEGDNINSIPKSSKSKIVAKKSLGSRSKLSTSNSATKKGSIYSRRATSQNDSAVSLNGGKKTAGCEKSCASVKFQMVPSTVNVKKVIPMEAKTIQAEGIDMEAKIDSMDEETEAPEDKDEYEFEKAVNEKSETVELTHNADIVMEENLEGMHISNKAKANSTATCLDTVASKVGKNQMEPESAGVGKKADDQSTMKADNALKGKISKGKKRPLGKMAVKNVPSVTGIMESKEKADGEGIDRNEEKAEPGGTLDNPVLVNKVDNSVEVEKENKPIVEGQNRSQGKQHVGKMAVSKKKTMKTDQNADKVDIDSGHVGVVANRVKMEPVWFILSGHKLQRKEFQQVIRRLKGRICRDSHHWSYQATHFIVPDPIRRTEKFFAAAASGRWILKTDYLTASSQEGKFLPEEPYEWYKNGLSEDGAINLEAPRKWRHVREKTGHGAFYGLRIIIYGECIAPPLDTLKRVVKAGDGIILATSPPYSRFLNSGVDFALVSPTMPRVDLWVQEFLRHEIPCVVADYLVEYVCKPGYSLERHVLYNTNAWAEKSFARMLSRSEEIVEDPTPPDDSGSNDLTCEVCGSCERGDVMLICGDESGSVGCGVGTHIDCCDPPLEAVPDEDWFCPKCIKSRNSKSSPKAKAKAKASKKGNSSRKSK